A single genomic interval of Halobacillus halophilus DSM 2266 harbors:
- a CDS encoding YkvI family membrane protein, protein MKQVLKIASAFIGIIVGAGFASGQEILQYFTSFGYLGTIGTIISTALFAYMGMMLVKLGTRTQATSHKEAIYKVSGNKFLGVIVDYVIILTLFGVGVVMIAGAGSIPSQQFGLHPLLGVIIMSVIVMATVMMNVDKVVNVIGSITPFLILTVIIISIYSLFTMDQSFGDLNSAAIEQPSALSNWFLSAINYVSFNVAVGASMSLLMGGNEKDERTSAIGGLLGGLGLGIMIVLSHLAIFSKVDTVAAYDMPTLALVDNLSPILGTFYSIVLFGMVFNTAVSMFFSFAARYTKVGTSNHKKFVLVTGVVAFGLSFVGFTELVAFFYPLIGYMGLFLILALITAPFRLKKSQQKEERLSA, encoded by the coding sequence ATGAAACAAGTACTTAAAATTGCAAGCGCCTTCATAGGAATTATTGTAGGTGCCGGCTTTGCATCGGGACAGGAAATTCTTCAATACTTTACGAGTTTCGGATACTTAGGGACAATTGGCACGATTATTTCAACCGCTTTGTTCGCCTATATGGGGATGATGCTGGTCAAACTCGGTACGAGAACACAGGCCACTTCGCATAAAGAAGCGATCTACAAAGTAAGTGGTAACAAATTTTTAGGAGTGATTGTAGATTACGTTATCATCCTGACCTTGTTCGGTGTCGGAGTGGTCATGATCGCAGGAGCGGGATCCATTCCAAGTCAACAATTCGGGTTGCATCCGCTTTTAGGGGTTATTATTATGAGCGTTATCGTTATGGCCACCGTGATGATGAACGTGGACAAAGTCGTCAATGTCATTGGCAGCATTACCCCGTTTTTAATTTTGACCGTCATTATCATATCTATTTACAGTCTGTTTACGATGGACCAGTCCTTTGGTGATTTAAATTCTGCAGCGATTGAACAACCCTCAGCCTTATCAAATTGGTTTCTATCCGCTATTAATTACGTTTCCTTCAACGTAGCCGTAGGGGCATCCATGTCCTTACTAATGGGAGGAAACGAGAAGGATGAACGGACGTCTGCTATTGGAGGGTTACTCGGTGGTCTTGGGCTCGGAATCATGATCGTTCTCAGCCATTTGGCGATTTTCTCTAAAGTCGACACAGTAGCTGCCTACGATATGCCGACCCTTGCTCTAGTCGATAACCTATCGCCAATATTAGGGACGTTCTACTCTATTGTATTGTTCGGGATGGTCTTCAATACAGCCGTCAGCATGTTCTTCTCTTTTGCTGCTCGATATACAAAAGTCGGTACAAGCAATCACAAAAAGTTTGTCCTTGTTACTGGCGTTGTAGCTTTCGGACTCAGCTTTGTAGGATTCACCGAGCTTGTCGCATTCTTCTATCCTTTGATTGGATACATGGGGCTGTTCCTGATCTTAGCTTTGATCACAGCGCCGTTCCGATTGAAGAAATCACAACAGAAAGAAGAACGTTTATCTGCATAA
- the ald gene encoding alanine dehydrogenase yields MIIGIPREIKNNENRVAITPSGVVNLIHAGHKVRVETHAGTGSNFTDEEYRDAGAEIVETASDIWMNSEMVMKVKEPLPSEYGYFRKGLVLFTYLHLAAEPELTKALVENEVTAIAYETVAVDQKLPLLTPMSEVAGRMATQVGAQFLEKSFGGKGILLSGVPGVSRGKVVIIGGGIVGTNAAKLAIGMGAHVTIVDLNPNRLRELDDQFGSDIQTLMSNPLNIAQAVKEADLVIGAVLIPGAKAPKIVTEDMVKDMKEGSVIVDVAIDQGGNFETVDHITTHDDPIYEKHGVLHYAVANIPGAVPRTSTIALTNVTIPYALQIASKGVNQAVEGNKAIEAGVNTANGHLTYEAVARDLGYEYKPVREALQSVAHV; encoded by the coding sequence ATGATTATCGGAATTCCAAGAGAAATTAAAAATAATGAAAACCGCGTAGCTATTACGCCTTCAGGTGTCGTTAACCTCATCCACGCAGGACATAAGGTTCGTGTCGAAACACATGCAGGTACTGGCAGTAATTTTACAGACGAAGAATATCGCGATGCTGGTGCTGAGATTGTTGAAACCGCTTCCGATATCTGGATGAATTCTGAGATGGTCATGAAAGTGAAGGAACCTCTACCATCTGAATACGGATACTTCCGCAAAGGACTGGTATTATTTACGTACCTTCACCTTGCTGCTGAGCCTGAATTAACGAAGGCCTTAGTAGAGAATGAAGTAACCGCGATTGCTTATGAAACGGTTGCTGTCGATCAGAAATTGCCGCTTCTGACTCCAATGAGTGAAGTAGCGGGCCGCATGGCTACTCAGGTAGGAGCGCAATTCCTGGAAAAATCATTCGGCGGAAAAGGAATCCTATTAAGCGGCGTTCCTGGTGTTTCACGTGGAAAAGTCGTCATTATTGGCGGAGGGATCGTAGGAACCAACGCCGCCAAATTAGCGATCGGAATGGGAGCTCACGTTACAATCGTGGATCTGAACCCGAATCGTCTTCGTGAGCTGGATGACCAGTTCGGGTCAGACATCCAAACCTTAATGTCCAACCCATTAAACATTGCACAAGCCGTCAAAGAAGCGGATCTGGTCATTGGTGCTGTGTTGATTCCGGGAGCTAAAGCGCCGAAAATTGTGACGGAAGACATGGTCAAAGACATGAAAGAAGGCTCAGTCATCGTTGATGTAGCGATAGACCAGGGAGGCAACTTTGAAACGGTCGATCATATTACGACGCACGATGATCCGATTTACGAAAAGCACGGCGTCCTTCATTACGCCGTCGCAAACATCCCGGGAGCGGTACCGCGCACATCCACCATCGCCCTGACGAATGTAACGATTCCTTACGCACTGCAAATCGCTTCTAAAGGCGTGAACCAAGCAGTCGAAGGAAATAAAGCAATTGAAGCAGGAGTGAACACGGCGAATGGTCACTTGACTTATGAAGCCGTAGCGCGTGATCTTGGTTATGAGTACAAACCAGTCCGTGAAGCACTTCAGTCAGTAGCACACGTATAA
- a CDS encoding Gfo/Idh/MocA family protein, which translates to MKWGIMSAANIAKKIVIPAIQRAENAEIEAIASLSGNAEETSTSFDIPKTYDTYEELLADEEVEAVYIPLPNHLHKEWTLKAARAGKHVLCEKPAALYRADVEEMIETCNENGVYFLEAFMYQFHPQHQRVKELIQEGHIGDVQLIKPSFSFKLDPSNYNIRLDADKGGGALWDLGCYGVHSALNLISEPVKDWAVSSSLHPTNKVDTTTLATLTLANDVKVAIDCSFDMVFRDEYQVVGSEGLIHVHHAYRPDAKDHVGKITLTKANGDVSTYEETGDQYRLQVETFMNAISNQESLQPYHEATKTYLDIVEKLQEDMRK; encoded by the coding sequence ATGAAATGGGGCATCATGAGTGCCGCGAATATTGCCAAGAAAATTGTGATTCCAGCTATTCAACGGGCAGAAAACGCGGAGATAGAAGCCATTGCCAGTTTGAGCGGAAATGCCGAGGAAACCTCAACGTCCTTCGATATCCCAAAAACGTATGATACATATGAAGAGCTGCTTGCCGATGAAGAAGTGGAAGCCGTGTATATTCCGCTGCCGAATCACCTTCATAAAGAGTGGACTCTTAAAGCCGCTCGTGCAGGGAAGCACGTATTGTGCGAGAAGCCTGCGGCCTTGTACCGAGCGGACGTCGAAGAGATGATTGAGACCTGTAACGAGAATGGAGTCTATTTCCTGGAAGCGTTTATGTACCAATTCCATCCTCAACACCAGCGTGTTAAAGAGTTGATTCAAGAGGGACATATAGGAGATGTTCAGTTAATCAAGCCTTCCTTTTCGTTTAAGCTGGATCCCTCGAACTATAATATTCGCCTGGATGCTGACAAAGGTGGTGGCGCTCTCTGGGACCTGGGATGTTACGGGGTGCATTCAGCATTAAATCTTATAAGTGAACCAGTGAAAGACTGGGCCGTCTCTTCCAGCCTTCACCCTACCAACAAAGTAGACACGACAACTTTGGCCACCCTCACCCTGGCTAATGATGTGAAAGTAGCCATTGACTGCAGCTTTGATATGGTTTTCCGGGATGAATACCAGGTTGTCGGATCAGAAGGACTCATCCACGTCCATCATGCCTACCGTCCCGATGCCAAAGACCACGTTGGGAAGATTACCTTAACCAAAGCCAATGGAGACGTCTCCACTTATGAAGAAACAGGGGATCAATACCGTCTGCAGGTGGAAACGTTTATGAATGCTATCAGCAACCAAGAATCTTTACAGCCTTATCATGAAGCCACTAAAACGTATCTGGATATCGTAGAGAAATTACAGGAAGACATGCGAAAATAA
- a CDS encoding ABC transporter ATP-binding protein: protein MIKVENISKHYGSLQALDNISFTITEGTCFGLVGPNGAGKSTLMKILSGILLNFDGDIHVRDWQVSKDRLKIKQQIGYIPQEICLEDTLTARDNLILFGNLYGLKGKELQRRMDEVLDQIGLTDRVKDKVMTFSGGMKRRLNIGCALLHKPSIVIMDEPTVGIDPQSRNSIFSIIHQLKAEGSTIIYSSHYMEEVELLCDSIGLIDKGQLMEFGRMEELLEKYAKPSLFIAGEGIELEMLKNFGEAEAKGNGYLLNSDEPLLTLEKLVAHCREHLLEPRRLELYQPRLEDIFFNLTGTQLRDA from the coding sequence GTGATCAAGGTAGAAAACATCAGCAAGCACTACGGCTCACTACAAGCACTCGACAACATCAGTTTCACCATCACCGAAGGCACCTGCTTCGGACTCGTGGGACCAAATGGCGCCGGCAAGTCGACGCTCATGAAGATTTTATCCGGCATTTTACTTAATTTTGATGGGGACATTCATGTGAGAGATTGGCAGGTTTCGAAGGACCGCCTCAAGATTAAGCAGCAGATCGGCTATATTCCTCAGGAGATCTGCCTGGAGGATACGCTGACTGCTCGTGATAACCTGATCCTTTTTGGCAACTTGTATGGATTAAAAGGAAAAGAACTGCAGCGCCGGATGGATGAGGTGCTTGATCAGATCGGCTTAACGGACAGGGTAAAAGATAAAGTCATGACGTTCTCAGGCGGGATGAAGCGCCGATTGAATATTGGCTGCGCGCTTTTGCATAAACCAAGCATCGTCATTATGGATGAGCCGACCGTTGGCATTGACCCGCAGTCGCGGAATTCGATTTTTTCGATTATTCATCAACTGAAGGCTGAGGGGAGCACGATCATCTACTCCAGTCACTATATGGAGGAGGTCGAGCTGCTGTGTGACAGCATTGGCCTCATTGATAAAGGGCAGCTCATGGAGTTCGGCCGGATGGAAGAGTTGTTAGAGAAATATGCGAAGCCTTCGTTGTTTATTGCGGGAGAGGGCATTGAGCTTGAGATGCTGAAAAACTTTGGAGAGGCAGAAGCGAAAGGAAACGGCTATTTGCTAAATAGTGACGAGCCGCTTCTCACGCTGGAGAAATTGGTGGCGCACTGTCGGGAACACCTTTTGGAACCACGCAGGTTGGAGCTTTATCAGCCGCGGCTCGAGGATATTTTCTTCAATTTGACCGGCACGCAATTAAGAGACGCTTAG
- a CDS encoding TIGR04540 family protein, protein MSEVDWVGIKLFHKTQRDLASSINNVIDRYWNDEIEEEQMIGLVHNLYKNNDTKFLKDGDFTTVLKQQCGKRRLEVVNKILSNRNK, encoded by the coding sequence ATGAGTGAGGTGGACTGGGTGGGTATAAAACTCTTCCATAAAACACAAAGAGATCTGGCTTCATCAATTAATAATGTTATCGATCGATATTGGAACGACGAGATCGAAGAAGAACAGATGATAGGGCTGGTACATAACCTTTATAAAAACAACGACACTAAGTTTTTAAAGGACGGGGATTTTACAACTGTTTTAAAGCAACAATGTGGTAAACGAAGGTTAGAAGTTGTAAACAAAATTCTCTCTAACCGTAATAAATGA
- a CDS encoding RDD family protein gives MEYRTGEEGITINEKNLLQRLIAAGLELMIAGFIAALYTQWLDTGRGFEPNPIFWRAFIITHFTYLLVIPLFANGRTLGMLLTNLTVTSKNGNKPHFSQIILRAVLGFGPVILTNGLWYFVSLIAGLVDKNGRGWGEMISCTTVKRKEESYD, from the coding sequence ATAGAATACAGGACAGGGGAGGAGGGGATTACCATAAACGAAAAGAACCTGTTACAACGACTCATCGCCGCCGGACTTGAACTCATGATCGCCGGCTTTATCGCCGCTTTATACACGCAATGGCTGGATACCGGCCGGGGATTCGAGCCGAACCCGATTTTCTGGAGAGCTTTCATCATCACCCACTTTACTTACTTACTCGTCATTCCACTGTTCGCAAATGGAAGGACACTGGGAATGCTGCTGACGAATTTAACGGTCACATCTAAAAACGGAAACAAACCGCACTTCTCTCAAATTATTTTACGAGCAGTGCTTGGATTCGGCCCTGTTATTCTCACCAACGGGCTGTGGTATTTCGTTTCTTTAATTGCCGGTCTGGTCGATAAGAATGGGCGTGGCTGGGGAGAAATGATCTCGTGTACCACCGTAAAACGAAAGGAAGAGTCTTATGATTAA
- a CDS encoding PucR family transcriptional regulator, whose product MKPSPNWTYSYKDFIDSPEGLADSIAEILGCPVTIEDANHFIVSYSKHEQNVDHARTATIMRRKVPEHVINGLWKHGFMAKLFESEEPVIVHKIDDIGLGDRLAISVRKDNEILGFIWAQTNESPITSEHLEEIKEAAQWVSHYLLRQQAKKKKTDESSKEFFWQLLTGSLQNPTEIKRMAKKYQMNLNGQLCVAVFEFTEDMSQAVERHAYYLTETLHQTRVVNRIFDDRQLILLVRTDNKEDANEMNQAFIREFTQKMKERLHFEDLKGAFGLIYDSPSFISDSYKQALKALKLKEQYSEGLKHVDNYQDLGVYQFIHELAALQKKENYKNDALNHIKTYDERHNSMLLETLKVFLEHNSNVHQAAAHMHIHTNTLNYRLKRIKEIGNIDFKDVNQKTMLYLDLLIYENEQEDL is encoded by the coding sequence ATGAAACCATCACCAAATTGGACATATTCATATAAAGATTTCATCGATTCACCCGAAGGACTTGCAGATAGCATTGCGGAAATCCTGGGATGCCCGGTCACCATTGAAGATGCTAATCATTTCATCGTCTCCTATAGCAAACACGAACAGAACGTGGATCATGCGCGAACCGCGACCATCATGAGACGGAAAGTACCGGAGCATGTGATTAACGGGCTATGGAAACACGGATTTATGGCCAAGCTTTTTGAAAGTGAAGAGCCTGTTATTGTTCATAAAATTGACGACATCGGTCTCGGGGATCGTCTGGCTATATCTGTTCGTAAAGACAACGAAATTCTCGGCTTCATTTGGGCGCAAACGAATGAATCGCCGATTACTTCCGAGCATTTGGAAGAAATAAAAGAAGCGGCCCAGTGGGTAAGTCACTATTTACTCAGACAGCAGGCTAAGAAGAAAAAGACCGACGAAAGCAGCAAAGAATTTTTCTGGCAGCTGCTTACAGGCTCTTTGCAAAATCCGACAGAGATCAAACGGATGGCGAAAAAGTATCAGATGAACTTGAATGGTCAGCTTTGTGTAGCAGTCTTCGAATTTACAGAAGATATGAGTCAAGCGGTTGAACGACACGCGTATTATTTAACGGAAACCCTTCATCAAACGCGGGTTGTGAACCGGATATTCGATGATCGACAGCTTATTCTGCTTGTCCGAACCGATAATAAAGAAGATGCGAATGAGATGAACCAGGCGTTTATTCGTGAATTCACACAAAAAATGAAAGAACGGCTTCACTTTGAGGATTTAAAAGGGGCGTTCGGCTTGATCTACGATTCCCCGTCCTTCATTAGCGACAGCTATAAGCAAGCGTTGAAAGCTCTGAAATTGAAGGAGCAGTATTCTGAAGGTCTAAAGCATGTCGACAACTATCAGGACCTCGGGGTCTATCAATTCATTCATGAACTGGCTGCCCTTCAAAAAAAGGAAAATTATAAAAATGATGCTCTCAACCATATCAAAACATACGATGAACGCCATAACTCCATGCTGCTTGAGACCTTGAAAGTCTTTCTTGAACATAACAGTAATGTCCACCAGGCCGCTGCCCATATGCATATTCATACGAACACCCTAAACTACCGCTTAAAACGGATTAAGGAAATCGGAAACATCGACTTTAAAGATGTGAACCAAAAAACGATGCTTTATTTAGATCTATTGATTTATGAAAACGAACAGGAAGATTTGTGA
- a CDS encoding DUF1819 family protein, which produces MHYSAGFTKEKWSEHEMYIVIELMKQNKTKNEILEEVTEKNLFQLRSPVSIKNRYNMVYRRAAVLGDELQQHFLSAVDYDRKALTLYSFLDVYRIPLEFYWERIVYKYELQESLYANDFHYFFEEKANTDDKVSNWRPETIKRLIRSLSLFFKEAKMIEKVDQTKYSINPIHMTQSLRTYAEKNDPLLYSFTVLEKVNEL; this is translated from the coding sequence ATGCACTATTCAGCCGGATTTACTAAAGAAAAATGGTCAGAACATGAGATGTATATCGTTATTGAACTCATGAAGCAAAATAAAACTAAGAATGAAATATTAGAAGAAGTAACTGAGAAGAATCTATTCCAGTTGCGAAGCCCAGTCAGTATAAAGAATAGATATAATATGGTGTATAGACGAGCGGCAGTCCTAGGTGATGAACTACAACAACATTTTTTAAGTGCCGTTGATTACGACAGGAAGGCTTTGACATTGTATTCTTTTTTGGATGTGTATCGCATTCCTTTAGAGTTTTATTGGGAAAGAATCGTCTATAAATATGAACTTCAAGAGTCGTTATATGCGAATGACTTTCATTATTTCTTTGAAGAAAAGGCTAATACAGACGACAAAGTTAGTAACTGGAGACCTGAAACAATTAAGCGTCTTATAAGGTCATTAAGCTTGTTCTTTAAAGAAGCCAAGATGATTGAAAAGGTGGATCAGACGAAATATTCAATAAATCCGATACATATGACTCAATCCTTAAGAACATATGCTGAAAAGAATGATCCTTTATTATATTCTTTTACAGTCTTAGAAAAGGTGAATGAATTATGA
- a CDS encoding ABC transporter permease, translating into MWAIARTELKKTVQDKGLWFWTFVLPIVFIVAFVAIFSGDESTSYKEVVTQIIPGYTIMFAFFIMISMVIVFVKDRERGMVARIASTPLSIHQYFFGKWLPFMIVVLVQITVLFGFGVVVYDLPLGDPFALILLSLALAFIVTGWGMAMAVIVRTENMGIAMTQILALGGALLGGLWMPVEFMPEVVQNISKALPQYWALQGYKEIILSGGGVGDIWLHLLVLIIAGVAGGVLALVSYPRFLRQSRS; encoded by the coding sequence ATGTGGGCAATCGCTCGTACGGAATTGAAAAAGACCGTCCAGGATAAAGGGCTGTGGTTCTGGACATTTGTGCTTCCGATTGTATTTATTGTGGCTTTTGTCGCGATTTTCTCGGGTGATGAGAGCACGAGCTATAAAGAAGTGGTGACCCAGATCATCCCGGGTTACACGATCATGTTCGCTTTTTTTATTATGATTTCCATGGTCATTGTTTTTGTAAAAGATCGCGAGCGCGGGATGGTCGCAAGAATTGCCAGCACTCCCCTCTCCATCCATCAATATTTCTTCGGCAAATGGCTGCCGTTCATGATCGTCGTGCTTGTCCAGATCACCGTCCTGTTTGGGTTTGGTGTCGTGGTCTATGATCTGCCGCTTGGAGACCCCTTTGCTCTCATTCTCTTATCCCTGGCTCTTGCGTTTATTGTGACCGGCTGGGGCATGGCGATGGCGGTTATTGTGCGAACGGAAAATATGGGGATTGCGATGACACAGATCCTTGCTTTAGGCGGGGCGCTCCTCGGTGGTCTTTGGATGCCGGTCGAGTTCATGCCTGAGGTGGTACAGAACATTAGTAAAGCCTTGCCGCAATACTGGGCGCTGCAGGGGTACAAAGAGATTATTCTTTCTGGCGGCGGGGTCGGTGATATTTGGCTGCATCTGCTGGTTTTAATTATCGCCGGGGTGGCTGGTGGAGTGCTGGCTTTAGTTTCTTATCCTAGGTTTCTTCGGCAGTCCAGAAGTTAA
- the rlmH gene encoding 23S rRNA (pseudouridine(1915)-N(3))-methyltransferase RlmH, with protein MKITIVTVGKLKEKYLKQGIEEYVKRLGPYAKVDIIEVSDEKAPENLSEAQMEEVKQKEGERILSKISQDAYVMTLEIEAKQLTSEKLASHMDSLATYGKSKVAFVIGGSLGLSDEVLKRSDFSLSFSKMTFPHQLMRLMLVEQVYRAFKIMKNEPYHK; from the coding sequence ATGAAAATCACAATAGTTACCGTCGGAAAACTAAAAGAAAAATATTTAAAGCAAGGAATTGAAGAATACGTGAAGCGGCTCGGACCGTACGCCAAAGTGGACATTATTGAAGTTTCGGATGAGAAAGCACCAGAAAACCTGAGTGAAGCTCAAATGGAAGAAGTAAAGCAGAAAGAAGGGGAGCGGATCCTGTCTAAGATCTCCCAGGACGCGTACGTGATGACGCTGGAAATTGAAGCGAAACAGCTGACTTCTGAGAAGCTTGCTAGTCATATGGACAGTCTTGCTACATACGGAAAGAGTAAAGTGGCGTTTGTCATTGGCGGATCGCTTGGGTTGAGTGATGAGGTGCTGAAGCGGAGTGACTTTAGTCTGTCGTTTTCCAAGATGACGTTTCCACATCAGTTGATGCGGTTAATGCTTGTGGAGCAGGTGTATCGGGCGTTTAAGATTATGAAAAACGAGCCTTATCATAAATAA
- the rbsB gene encoding ribose ABC transporter substrate-binding protein RbsB has product MKNWMKLFGLFALLLLVVACSTEQPGSSSDDSEGDSGDSGNGEDTTKVGLSISTLNNPFFVSLRDGAEAAAEEAGFEITTADAQNDAATQVSDIEDLLQQEIDVLLVNPTDSAAVVSAIESANDSGVPVITVDRTADGGDVVTHIASDNVAGGEMAGNFIAEQLNEEGQVVELEGIPGASATRERGEGFHNVVDSMDGIEIVANQSANFDRSEGLTVMENILQSTESLDAVFAHNDEMALGAVQALESNNMLEDVTVVGFDATDDARAAVSEGRMDATVAQQPELIGQKAIDAAGKVAKDEQVEEFIPVELQLVTE; this is encoded by the coding sequence ATGAAAAACTGGATGAAATTATTTGGCCTTTTTGCTTTATTGTTATTGGTTGTGGCTTGTTCCACGGAACAGCCGGGAAGCTCTTCCGATGATTCAGAAGGAGACAGCGGAGATTCCGGTAATGGAGAGGATACCACGAAAGTCGGCTTATCCATTTCCACGCTGAATAACCCGTTCTTTGTTTCTTTGCGTGACGGAGCTGAAGCGGCAGCAGAAGAAGCCGGTTTTGAAATTACAACGGCGGACGCTCAAAACGACGCTGCTACTCAAGTCAGTGATATTGAAGACCTGTTACAGCAGGAGATCGACGTACTACTCGTGAACCCTACGGATTCAGCAGCCGTCGTTTCTGCGATCGAATCGGCGAATGATTCAGGCGTTCCCGTAATTACCGTAGACCGTACAGCCGACGGTGGAGATGTCGTCACCCACATCGCTTCTGATAACGTCGCAGGTGGAGAAATGGCAGGTAATTTCATTGCCGAACAGCTTAATGAAGAAGGACAGGTTGTAGAGCTGGAAGGAATTCCAGGCGCTTCCGCTACACGTGAAAGAGGAGAAGGCTTCCACAACGTGGTAGATTCCATGGATGGCATTGAAATTGTAGCTAACCAATCCGCCAACTTTGACCGTTCAGAAGGACTAACGGTTATGGAAAACATTCTGCAAAGCACAGAGAGTCTTGATGCCGTTTTCGCTCACAATGACGAAATGGCACTCGGAGCGGTTCAGGCCCTTGAATCTAATAACATGCTGGAAGATGTCACCGTGGTAGGCTTTGACGCTACCGATGACGCCCGCGCCGCTGTTTCAGAAGGAAGAATGGACGCAACCGTCGCCCAGCAGCCAGAGCTCATTGGCCAGAAAGCGATCGACGCAGCAGGCAAAGTCGCGAAAGATGAACAAGTAGAAGAATTCATCCCAGTCGAACTGCAACTCGTAACCGAATAA
- the alr gene encoding alanine racemase, whose product MTNYRPTWAEVSLEALSQNVKEFKDYIHKECLLMGVVKADAYGHGLVPCAHSMMQAGANRLGVAIIEEAIELRKAGINVPILIFGYTPREAVQEAIDHELTLTVYTDEIMEEVIRAAEENQKQVNIHIKVDSGMHRIGLKKGADVLQLLEKNDSPYVHVEGIFTHFSDADNEDPDYTEQQFHHFLSVVEEVERKYGNIPITHCCNSAATIAFPSMHMDMVRVGISLYGLYPGEHMREWISLQQVMSLKTKPVMIKTVYPGEPISYGRSYAPEQPIEVATVPIGYGDGLPRALSNKGHVVTNGQKCPIVGKVCMDQTMIDVSSVEESGRDAVYTFFGEPDEGNIPLKEVADQLQTIHYEVTCQISQRVPRINM is encoded by the coding sequence ATGACGAACTACCGCCCCACATGGGCCGAAGTTTCCCTGGAAGCTCTCAGCCAAAATGTAAAAGAGTTCAAAGATTATATTCATAAAGAATGCCTGTTGATGGGGGTGGTCAAAGCAGATGCCTACGGCCATGGACTTGTTCCGTGTGCACATTCAATGATGCAGGCAGGGGCCAACCGCTTAGGCGTAGCGATTATTGAAGAAGCGATTGAGTTAAGAAAAGCAGGCATAAACGTACCTATTCTTATATTTGGCTATACGCCGAGAGAAGCGGTTCAGGAAGCCATTGACCATGAGCTTACGCTGACGGTGTATACAGATGAAATTATGGAAGAAGTGATCCGTGCAGCAGAAGAGAACCAGAAGCAGGTGAACATCCATATCAAAGTCGATAGCGGCATGCATCGAATCGGCTTAAAAAAAGGGGCAGATGTCCTCCAACTCTTAGAAAAAAACGACTCCCCTTACGTTCATGTAGAAGGGATTTTCACTCATTTTTCCGACGCGGATAATGAAGACCCGGATTACACAGAGCAGCAATTCCACCACTTCCTGTCGGTCGTGGAAGAGGTGGAAAGGAAATATGGGAACATTCCTATCACTCACTGCTGCAATAGTGCAGCCACCATTGCCTTTCCTTCTATGCACATGGACATGGTGAGAGTGGGCATCAGCTTGTATGGCCTCTATCCCGGGGAACATATGAGAGAATGGATTTCGCTTCAACAGGTGATGAGCCTGAAAACGAAACCTGTCATGATCAAAACAGTCTATCCCGGTGAACCCATCAGCTATGGAAGATCCTACGCTCCAGAGCAGCCCATAGAAGTAGCAACCGTCCCCATTGGCTACGGAGATGGACTTCCCCGTGCTCTATCCAATAAAGGTCATGTTGTGACCAACGGCCAAAAATGCCCGATTGTAGGGAAAGTATGTATGGACCAAACGATGATTGATGTAAGTTCCGTGGAGGAATCCGGCAGAGATGCTGTCTACACCTTTTTCGGGGAACCTGACGAAGGGAACATTCCCCTTAAAGAAGTCGCCGATCAGCTTCAGACCATTCATTACGAAGTCACATGCCAAATCAGCCAGCGTGTACCGAGGATAAATATGTAG